A section of the Methanosarcina mazei S-6 genome encodes:
- a CDS encoding HhH-GPD family protein: MNTVTRDKEYFSKIKIIRTELLIWGEENLRKFPWRETSDPYKIAVAEVMLHRTKADQVKNIYEQFILKYPDFESIVKAGREAIKADLKSLGLFWRADLLYDMAVEVMEKYGGELPLDRKKLMTMPGVGNYISAAILCFGYNFPEPVLDTNTVRVLGRIFGLKITDSSRRSKLFYGIMHDLVNFWDPRTVSFALIDFANVVCIPSDKPRCEICSLRDICIYYSKL, translated from the coding sequence ATGAATACAGTTACCAGAGATAAAGAATATTTCTCAAAAATAAAAATAATAAGAACTGAACTTCTTATATGGGGAGAGGAAAATCTCAGAAAGTTTCCATGGAGAGAAACCTCTGATCCCTATAAAATTGCCGTTGCTGAAGTGATGCTTCATAGAACGAAAGCTGATCAGGTAAAAAATATTTATGAACAATTTATTCTTAAATATCCTGATTTTGAGTCAATTGTTAAAGCTGGTCGTGAAGCAATTAAAGCTGATCTAAAATCTCTTGGACTTTTCTGGCGTGCAGATTTACTTTACGACATGGCTGTGGAAGTTATGGAAAAATATGGTGGGGAACTGCCTCTGGATAGGAAAAAATTAATGACAATGCCGGGAGTAGGAAATTATATCTCAGCAGCCATTCTATGTTTTGGCTATAACTTTCCTGAGCCAGTACTGGATACAAATACTGTCCGTGTTCTTGGAAGAATTTTTGGGCTGAAAATTACTGATTCATCAAGGAGGAGCAAGCTTTTCTACGGGATTATGCATGATCTTGTTAATTTCTGGGATCCGAGAACTGTTTCTTTCGCTTTAATTGATTTTGCAAACGTGGTTTGTATTCCCAGTGATAAACCCAGATGTGAAATTTGTAGTCTTAGAGATATCTGTATCTATTACTCAAAGCTGTAA
- the drmA gene encoding DISARM system helicase DrmA, giving the protein MRDKYIEELIKEVLGPRNGSEETMIGSDPYTEYITGVIIPKDCKQRELSPDSEILNVEGDDKGAEDADSQENTFSILPSELDPRVRSKSFGISFLVKGKDPYLKVCVTWGRYFKEELISENSNRKVVTETDFSWKRKPYCEIFNLNMSGESSEEITIYEGIDGKIVLNSRGIKVNNSLHIILSLINELKIGDCYGDKVIESSLYQPSIRVILGNDCKLESIDSEENDELNFIYRENPVLARGHMCSSIWKDVDYQDKFDIKVLWPDGIHFDKCREFIICDVRSEFVPLYPNPAPIFEWTNSEISNSPVFSALKLSEMWDETEIKDYLNPILKSYEQWILKNETSLEDFSEKDKILAKKLIDKQKICLKRINRGIECLQNDKDILLSFCFANKVIWLQNLWKRGGKLGESNIDFVWRPFQLAFFLMNLESLSNKNSEFRDYVDLLWVPTGGGKTESYLAMMAFVMVLRRRNAQARVRNGEKDNKDITGAGTSVISRYTLRLLTVQQFRRTLIMITAAEYLRVFNNQGLSGWRPQKYSTSEDWLYGTVRFSVGMWVGGGVSPNHLRGEQGAIKALQNSSSSEGEPAQIVKCPVCGTWLAVPSSGLPAGVNKIYFVIKYEKTLSELKSHVSKLTSVSDLITEIQVLDDRCLINYFIMYTKLDSSRKVDEKEFDDIISKLEKELNVKVASFRPSRSGYFPSYNEVGRRKDSPVDFEIFCPNPECDLNSNVNHKEGVPSNVSGNSKKKLPDGLFVKDNASPFAEYSHIPIPAYTVDEQIYHRCPTIIVSTADKIARLAFEPRCSSIFGNISKYNGFYGYYRGDSEEVLPNNCTKNAISKYSSNVNPFLPPDMIVQDELHLMDGPLGSMFGIYECIVDGLIRESGGSPKYIASSATVNDAAIQVKSLFNRPLSQFPAYGLTFKDSFFVRMPAWSSGWDENRPGRVYMGIYAPGRGPLTPIIRIWSRMLQTGGENCSEKGIVNFWTLVGYFNSIRELGGNRSLFREDIIERLNNISKDSVRNLDAEKVVELSSRINSTDIPQLLEELEQGKNRTINENPDAIFTTSMFGTGVDIPHLSLMVVNGQPKTTSQYIQATGRVGRDHGALVVTFYKAGRARDLSHYEIFTGYHHRINIEVEPASVSPFSDGCLEKAAGPAIVSFLRNMPDPSSRWFAESGHTIQNEESLKDFEIFLRTCLPSDISKKVIQCFRSQYDRWLGISQKLGFTENLVYNEYTLYRPPEKNVILGDPAHEKVGLCVVYKNAPQSLREIEETTAFEV; this is encoded by the coding sequence ATGCGGGATAAATATATTGAAGAATTGATAAAAGAAGTTTTAGGGCCCAGAAATGGATCTGAAGAAACAATGATTGGATCAGATCCTTATACTGAATACATCACTGGAGTTATTATTCCAAAGGATTGTAAACAAAGAGAACTTAGTCCAGATTCGGAAATTCTTAATGTTGAGGGTGATGATAAGGGGGCAGAAGATGCTGATTCACAGGAAAACACATTTTCAATACTCCCATCTGAACTTGATCCTCGTGTAAGATCTAAATCATTTGGGATATCTTTCTTAGTTAAGGGTAAAGATCCTTATTTGAAAGTCTGTGTAACTTGGGGAAGATATTTCAAAGAAGAACTTATTTCAGAAAATTCTAATAGAAAGGTAGTTACCGAAACGGATTTTTCTTGGAAACGAAAACCTTACTGTGAAATTTTTAATCTCAACATGTCTGGAGAATCCTCTGAAGAAATAACTATTTACGAAGGAATAGATGGAAAAATTGTATTGAATAGTAGGGGGATAAAGGTCAATAATTCACTCCATATTATTCTTAGTCTGATAAATGAGTTAAAGATAGGAGATTGTTATGGAGACAAGGTGATTGAATCGTCTCTTTATCAGCCTTCTATACGTGTCATTCTTGGAAATGATTGCAAATTAGAGTCAATTGATTCCGAAGAAAATGATGAGCTTAACTTTATCTATAGAGAAAATCCTGTCCTAGCAAGAGGTCACATGTGTTCCTCTATATGGAAGGATGTAGATTATCAAGATAAATTTGACATTAAAGTATTATGGCCTGATGGTATTCATTTTGATAAATGTCGTGAATTCATAATTTGTGATGTAAGAAGTGAATTTGTTCCCCTTTATCCAAATCCAGCACCTATTTTTGAATGGACAAATTCTGAAATCTCGAATTCTCCAGTTTTCTCAGCTTTAAAGTTATCCGAAATGTGGGATGAAACAGAAATAAAAGATTATTTAAATCCTATCCTAAAAAGTTATGAACAATGGATTCTGAAAAATGAAACTTCACTTGAGGATTTTTCTGAGAAGGATAAAATTCTAGCAAAAAAGCTTATAGATAAACAAAAAATTTGCCTTAAAAGGATTAATAGAGGAATAGAATGCCTTCAAAATGATAAAGATATTCTTCTGTCATTTTGTTTTGCTAATAAAGTTATATGGTTACAAAACCTCTGGAAAAGGGGCGGCAAACTGGGGGAGAGTAATATTGACTTTGTTTGGAGACCGTTCCAGCTTGCATTTTTCTTAATGAATCTGGAATCTCTATCCAATAAAAACTCCGAATTCAGAGATTACGTTGATTTGCTGTGGGTGCCTACAGGAGGAGGAAAAACAGAGTCTTATCTTGCAATGATGGCATTTGTTATGGTTTTAAGACGAAGGAATGCACAGGCAAGAGTTCGGAATGGAGAAAAAGATAACAAAGATATAACTGGGGCAGGAACTTCCGTAATTTCTAGGTATACATTACGTCTTTTAACCGTCCAACAATTTAGAAGAACACTTATTATGATCACGGCAGCAGAGTACCTGCGTGTTTTCAATAATCAGGGACTTTCTGGATGGAGGCCACAAAAGTATTCTACATCTGAAGATTGGCTATACGGAACTGTAAGATTTTCTGTAGGAATGTGGGTAGGAGGAGGAGTATCTCCTAACCATCTTCGTGGTGAACAAGGAGCGATTAAAGCATTACAAAACAGTTCATCGTCAGAAGGTGAACCTGCTCAGATCGTAAAATGCCCAGTATGTGGTACTTGGCTTGCTGTCCCCAGTTCGGGTTTACCAGCCGGGGTTAATAAAATATATTTCGTAATTAAATACGAAAAAACTCTCTCTGAATTGAAGAGTCATGTTTCAAAGCTCACATCAGTATCTGATTTGATTACGGAAATTCAAGTTTTAGATGATAGATGCCTTATCAACTATTTCATAATGTATACTAAACTTGACAGCTCCAGAAAAGTTGACGAAAAAGAATTTGATGATATTATATCGAAACTTGAAAAAGAGCTTAACGTCAAAGTTGCCTCTTTCAGACCTTCACGATCTGGTTATTTCCCTTCATACAATGAAGTTGGAAGAAGAAAAGATTCACCTGTTGATTTTGAAATTTTTTGTCCGAATCCTGAATGTGATCTTAACAGTAATGTTAATCATAAGGAAGGCGTACCCTCCAATGTTTCTGGAAATTCAAAAAAGAAATTACCAGACGGTCTATTTGTGAAAGACAATGCCTCTCCATTTGCTGAATATTCACATATTCCTATTCCAGCATATACTGTTGATGAACAGATATACCATAGATGTCCAACTATTATTGTAAGTACTGCAGATAAAATAGCTAGATTGGCTTTTGAACCCAGATGTAGTTCTATATTTGGAAACATAAGTAAATATAATGGATTTTATGGTTATTACCGTGGTGACTCAGAAGAAGTATTGCCAAATAATTGCACCAAAAACGCGATTTCAAAGTATTCCTCTAATGTAAATCCATTCCTTCCGCCTGATATGATAGTACAGGATGAACTTCATTTAATGGATGGACCTTTGGGTAGTATGTTTGGTATTTATGAGTGTATTGTCGATGGGCTTATCCGCGAATCAGGTGGATCTCCAAAATATATTGCATCTTCTGCAACTGTTAATGATGCAGCGATTCAAGTTAAAAGTCTTTTTAATAGACCTTTATCCCAATTTCCTGCATATGGTTTAACTTTCAAAGACAGTTTTTTTGTTAGAATGCCTGCGTGGTCATCTGGATGGGATGAAAATAGACCTGGGAGAGTTTACATGGGAATCTATGCACCAGGAAGAGGTCCGCTAACACCGATTATAAGAATCTGGTCAAGGATGCTGCAAACTGGTGGAGAGAATTGTTCTGAAAAGGGTATTGTAAATTTCTGGACTCTTGTAGGCTATTTTAATTCTATTAGGGAGTTAGGAGGAAATAGATCACTTTTTAGAGAAGACATTATTGAAAGATTAAACAATATTTCCAAAGATTCAGTTCGAAATTTGGATGCAGAAAAAGTGGTTGAACTTTCAAGCCGGATAAACTCTACTGATATTCCACAGCTACTTGAAGAACTAGAACAGGGAAAGAATCGCACTATAAATGAAAACCCTGATGCTATATTCACTACATCAATGTTTGGAACTGGTGTAGATATTCCTCACTTATCCTTGATGGTTGTAAACGGGCAGCCCAAAACAACATCTCAGTACATTCAGGCAACTGGTCGAGTAGGAAGAGATCACGGAGCTCTGGTTGTCACATTTTATAAAGCTGGGAGAGCAAGAGATCTTAGCCATTATGAAATATTTACAGGGTACCATCATAGAATAAACATCGAGGTAGAACCTGCTTCGGTTTCTCCTTTTTCAGACGGATGTTTAGAGAAAGCAGCCGGTCCTGCAATTGTTTCTTTTCTAAGAAATATGCCTGATCCCAGTTCTAGATGGTTTGCTGAATCAGGTCATACTATTCAAAATGAGGAGTCATTGAAAGACTTTGAAATTTTTTTGCGTACTTGCTTACCTAGTGACATTTCCAAAAAAGTAATCCAGTGTTTCCGTTCTCAGTATGATCGGTGGCTTGGAATCTCACAAAAGCTTGGTTTCACTGAAAATTTGGTTTATAATGAGTATACTCTATATAGGCCTCCAGAAAAAAATGTAATACTTGGGGATCCAGCACATGAAAAGGTTGGTTTATGTGTTGTTTACAAAAACGCGCCACAATCTCTTCGTGAAATAGAAGAAACTACTGCGTTTGAGGTGTAA